A single genomic interval of Helianthus annuus cultivar XRQ/B chromosome 6, HanXRQr2.0-SUNRISE, whole genome shotgun sequence harbors:
- the LOC110865069 gene encoding uncharacterized protein LOC110865069: MTNKSPIFTIHEPPHHFSDYGFDPQIGYFQVFEEARAHKRDSSSFRSAIDTLHFKLQKPVPRDDNKKIKKSRKRWWKNALCFFKRKRTSTSTPDDSLHRVYSGSGPLYMADSRSGHSKSSRYSGQLAGTINIPYIDLNEFNIDQTHRISATHVPIYLVT; the protein is encoded by the exons ATGACCAACAAATCCCCCATTTTCACCATTCATGAACCTCCTCATCATTTCAGTGACTATGGCTTCGACCCTCAAATCGGCTATTTTCAG GTGTTCGAAGAAGCCAGAGCCCATAAACGTGATTCTTCTTCCTTCAGATCCGCCATTGACACCCTGCATTTCAAGCTTCAAAAACCCGTCCCCCGAGACGACAACAAGAAGATAAAAAAGAGTCGTAAACGGTGGTGGAAGAACGCCCTATGTTTCTTCAAACGCAAACGCACTTCCACCTCCACACCCGACGACAGCCTCCACCGCGTCTACAGCGGCTCAGGACCTCTGTATATGGCGGATAGCCGAAGCGGGCATTCCAAAAGCAGCCGGTATTCCGGACAACTAGCTGGAACAATTAACATACCATACATTGATCTCAACGAATTCAACATAGACCAAACTCACAGGATTTCAGCCACCCACGTGCCAATTTACTTGGTCACGTGA
- the LOC110944567 gene encoding formin-like protein 14 — translation MHFIPLKSFHPSILFFFFHPIPSSPFINNTTTHHRCYHPPPHHHRHPPSSPATTAATTYRGHPPPSPPPPSPLPPPIIATTHLQSSPPPLPLPPPITAATHCRHHYHLRPPSSLLPPPTTPATTNATAAAYLHRHPLAPPPLSPSAVVSTHHH, via the coding sequence atgcatttcATTCCTTTAAAATCATTCCATCCGTCaatcctgtttttttttttccatcCGATTCCCTCTTCAcccttcattaacaacaccacaacccaccaccgttGCTATCACCCGCCACCACACCACCACCGTCATCCGCCGTCGTCACCCGCCACCACCGCGGCCACCACCTACCGCGGCCACCCACCTCCGTCCCCGCCACCGCCATCGCCGCTGCCACCTCCGATCATCGCCACCACCCACCTTCAATCATCGCCGCCACCATTGCCATtgccacctccgatcaccgcCGCCACTCACTGCCGCCACCACTACCACCTCCGACCACCGTCATCGCTGCTACCACCTCCGACCACCCCCGCCACCACCAACGCCACCGCCGCCGCCTACCTCCACCGTCATCCACTAGCACCACCACCGTTGTCACCATCCGCCGTCgtctccacccaccaccactga